The window GCAATTTCGGCAGCAAAGGTATATTCAATCATTTTGACTCCGTCGAATCGACTTTAAGCGTATCGCGAGCGATCGTCGCCGATTTCCAGACTTTATACAAACTATCTACAGATATTCTATCTTCGGATTCAACCACAAGGCTATCCGTCGAAAGGTTAATGGCGACCCAATCCTTCTTTGTCGCAGGGCCACAAGAGAGTTCGCTTTCATCGGGCACAAAAAGTTCACGCAAGAAAGCCATTTTTCCGCCATAATAAATTGACGAATGAGAAAATCCATTTACCATTGCGCACGAAGGAATTTTCTCAATATAATACGTACTCGTATGCCAAACGGTATCCAATCGTTCCATCACCTTGCCAAGCGCGGTCGAATCGTATTCCCACTTGGAATTAAGGCAATAAGTAGAATCTTCAGATGCACAAGCATAACGCACAGGAACAAGGGCGGTATCGCTAGTCTTCCAGGACGTCGGATAAACGGTATCGGCAACAACGTCATTGCACATGTCCACGCGCATCGTGCAGTTTGCACGCAATGTTCTCCAATAGAACTTCTGCGGAGTCAGCGAATCAAGCATGCGCAAAATCGACGGGGATTCTTTTGTCCGTAGCGGAAGCGATTCCGGTTCTGCAAAAGCGGAATCCACAAAAATGCGGAACGTATCAAGTTCCAGCTTTCCACGGCGAAGCATAATGGAATCCAGCAAAGAATCTGCATCGTTCTTTACGACAATCTTCGTAATTTTCGAAGAGAGCTCATTCGTCATGCGCTTGAATGTCGTATCCGGGCGATACATCGGAGACGAGCAATCGTCCGTATTCACCTTGAAGTTCACCTCCGGCGCAAAGACAAGCACGGAATCCTCAAAGGAGTAATTCAGGTCAATGGAAGTCAACGAGCAATTCGAAAACGACCAGATATTGGAAAGCGTAATATAGAGCGTATCCGAAACCAAGTGAATCGCTCTGCCCGAATCAAGCTTTGCTCCAAGAAAATAGCCCTTGCCTTCGACCAATTCTCCATTGGGCATCACCGGGAGCGGGCCATCGCCATCCTGAGCGCACGAAGAAAAAAGCGCCACTAGCGCAAGCAACCAATATACAGGGAACAACAAAGCACGCTTCATATAAATTTACTCAAAATGGCAGATTCTTTTTAAAAATTGCAATTTGCGCAGAGTCCACCGGATGCGTCGCCTTGTAGAAATCTTTCCAACGAACGAACAAGCCATTCTGGCGAACGGTCAAAAAGAACGAAGAACTGTCCTGCGGAGAGAGGCGCCCCACCGCATCCTTAAAATCAAGCGTCTTGCCGACAACAGGAGCCATCTTCCACGACCCAATGCCAAACATGCGCGAGGTAATTCCGTTTCCGTGATTGAGTTCTACGAACATGCCAAGCGAATCCTTCCCCGCTTCAAGCACAACGCCCGGAAGCACAGGGTAAATCGGAGCTTCGCCAAGTCCCTTGAATAAATCAGCCGAGAGCAACTGTTCCAAGCCTTCGAAGTCAAAGTTGTCTACAATCGCAAGGGCAGACCATCCAAGCGGCACGTGCGGACACGGCCCCGGGAAAAGGCAGCCCGTCTTGCTCGAAATCCAGACCTTCGAAGAATCCTCACGCATCATGTGCAAAAAGACATTCCGTGTAGAATCTTCAAGCACAACCAAAAGCGCATCCCCAAAATCTTTCTTGGATGCCACCCAGTGAATCTTGGCGCCATCGCTTGCCAAATTTTTCACATAGCGCAAGAACGTATTCGGAAGCATCAGGGAATCTGTCACAATCCAAGAACACTGCGCATAATCATTCTTGAGCTCAAACGGCGTACCGTCATACGACGTACAGCCCGCAATCCAGTCTTCGACAGCCGGAGGAGCAGGTTCTTCGTTCCCAGGAAGCGGAAGCATATCCACAAGCTTGTGGAACCAGCCATTCGTATAGGCGACGACAATCAAGGTAAAGACTATGATAATCCTTATCAGCGGGAATTTTCGGCTTTCCCGCATTCTTCTTCTTTTTCCTTGATACTCAGAAAACTCTACAGCCATCGGTTACAGGATTAAATAAGAGACAACAGCAATTACAATCAGCAAAAGTACAATCACAGCGACAAGGGAACCCTTCGAAGACGGAGTCTCGTCCACAAGCGGATTCTTGTCCAGGATTTTCGGCTCCACGACAGGAGCAGCCGGAGTAACAGGAGCAGTCGGAGACTCTTGCGTGGCAGGAACTTCTTGCACGGCAGGCGTTTCCTGTGAAGCAGCTTCTGCAGGTTTCTCGACTTCAGCCGGTTTAGCCGGTTCTTCGGCAACAGACTTTTCGGCCTGTTCGAGGGCGCTCGCCTGCTGTTCAACCGGCAGGAATGATGCCATTTCGTCAGCGCTCACGAAAATGCGGATAAAGCGCTCGAGCCCGACCTTTCTCAAGCTCCTCGCCAGCGATTCGCGGTCGGCAAGAACTGCAAACGTTCCGTTGCGCTTAGAAAGTTCCTGATGGAACTGCATAAAGGCATTGTACGCATCGCTGTAAACAAAATCAATGCCCGTCAAGTCCACGCCGATAAACTTGGCATCAGCATTAGCTGCAAGAACATCGCGGAAACTAGCCTTAAACGTTTCGGCATCAAAAGCACCAATCGGATTGAGCGGCGCCGGAAGCAAAAGGAATAAACCCACACTTTTTGAATCAGCCATCTTAGAATCCCCTATTCCAAAATTTCATCATCAGTTTCAACAATCGGAGTCGGTTGTGTAGGAGCTACAGCAGGAGCAGCAGGCACCACAGGCTTAGCATCTTCTGCCGGAGCCGCAGTAGCAGGCGCCGTTTGAGTCGTCGGCGTTACCGGTGCGGCAGGAGCCGAAGGCACTGGCGAGCTTTCCGGGACCTCATTCACCGTAGGTGCGGCCGGCACAGGCGTTTCCTGTATGCTTTCTTCTACAAAATCTTCGACCGGCAAATCTTCCGGTTCCTCAGTCACCAACTTCTTTGTAGTTGCAGTCTTGTTCGTGTGCCCAGATTCCTTCGGCTTGTGTCCAAAGAGATACGGGCTAAAGTTCACGCTCACGCGATGCACCGGCGAGAACACCGGATGAGATTCAAAGGCGTAATCCACTTCAAGGAAGTTTGCAATCGTAAGACCGGCACCCGCCGTCACGCTCTTGAACGTGGTAAAGCTGCTTAAACCAACGCGCAACTTGAGGCCAAAGTCAAATGCAAATTCCACACCGCCATGACCGCCAGACAGCCAGTCCAGAGGATTTTCCCAAATGCGTTTGCCGTTAGTATCGGTTTCAAAATCCAAATCTCTAGCTTCACGATGGAAAAGCCCTGCACTCTGCCAATAGAAATTGAACTTGCCGTACAGGTAGTTCACAGGCAAGCCATAGCTCAAGGCCAAATAAAATTCCGGTGAAGAATATTCAAACTCGCCCGATTCCCAGGAGGTGGCCGACGAGGTCCAGCCCTTCAAGAGACCGGATACATAAAAATCGTCCTTGATCTGGTAACGAGCGCTAGCATCGCCACGGAAACCCCAGCCACTCTGGTCCATATCACGATACAACACATGGAACGCAAGGCCCAAGTCCAAGCGGTCTATAATGCGGCGTCCCCAAGCGACAGAGAAAACCCAGTCTGCAATCGAAAGCGTGTTGTAATCCGTACCTTCCGGCAGCGGGTCGCCTTCACGGATGTACGGGATGTCGTCTGCACCAAACCTGGAGAACGAAACGCCTAAGCCCTGATGACCCGGGAGCGGAATCACCATCGATGCATAATCGTACTTGGTATCTTCGTAATAAGCCGTATGCGAGAACGAAGCCCACATGTATTTGGCCTGAGAAAGCTGGTATGCATTGGTGCCTAGCCCAAGATAATCACCTTCGACCGCCAAAGTTGCAGAACCCAAGGCCGCAGAACGCGCACCCGGTTCAATATCAAGAGTAGCATTCGCACCCACAACGCGGTCGGCCGCAAAAGAAGTCGACACAAGCGCACAGGCAAGGAAACAAGTCCTGAGAGATATAAATTTTTTCAAAAAAGACATTTGGTGACAACTAAAATAGATATTTTTCTTTTTGAAAACACTTTAAAAAAATGCTTTTAGACGAATACATCCAAAATTTCCTGATATACTTGCAAACCCAGCGCAGGTATTCCGAAAGAACGGTCATTACGTACCGAAAATCGCTCGAAAAATACCTCGCCACGCTCGACGGGAATGCACCACTCGAAGCATTTTCCGAAATGAACGTCAAGGCCTTCGTGTGGGATTTGAAAATCAAGCAAAAACTTGCGCCTACAAGCATCTGCGAGCACCTCGCCGCTCTGAAAAGTTTTGGCAAGTACCTCGTCCGTTCCAAGATTTTGCAAAAGAATCCCGCCGAAGCGGTCCCCATGCCCAAGCGCCCCAAGCGCCTCGTCGCATTCCTCGGTCAAAAGGACCTCGCCGAAGAGAAATTCCCTGAATTGCCCGAGAATCCGACGCTCCCGCAAGTCCGCGCACGTCTTTTGCTCGAACTCATTTACGGTTCGGGACTTCGAATTTCGGAATGCCAGAGTCTCTGCTGGAATCAATTACAGACAAAAGAAAGACTAGTCCGAGTGATTGGTAAGGGCAACAAGGAACGCATCGTCCCGATTACAGACACGCTAATATCTTGGCTCGAAAAATTCAGGGCCGTTGAAATTGAAGCAGGGCACACGCCAACAATTACAAGCTACGTGTTCTTGAGCGAAAACGGAAAGCCCTATGACATCCGCACTCTCCGGAACGACATTCACAACTTGTTGCGAGATATCGGCTGGGAAGGGAAAGCGAGCCCGCACGTGCTGCGCCACAGCTTTGCCACGCACCTGCTAGAGAACGGTGCCGAAATCATGAGTGTCAAGGAAATGCTCGGACATTCGAACATTTCCACCACGCAAATCTACACGCACGTGAATGCCGAACGCCTCAAGCAGGCCTTCAAGAAAACGCACCCGCGCGCTTAGCACACTACTAGAAGAAGCTTCCCTTCACGCCAACGGCGATGGTCCACTGCTGACCGATATCGCTCCAGTCCGGAGCGTTCCACTTCTTCATCGGCTTTTCGCTGTATTCATTCTGAGCATTTGCGCCACCCGCCTTGTCATGAATCGGGAGCGAGAACGCAAGGAACACCGGGAAGTCCGGGTTCGAGAATTCCAAGCCGTACACAAGAGCCAACGACCAAGCCTGGTGATCCGGGTCCGGTCTCGGGTCGTAAGTACCTTCAGATTCAGAAGAAATCCAGGCTACGCCAAGCGGAATCGAGAAATTCACGCCAAAGGACTGCACAATGCCCGAACGACCACGATAGCCATAAGCGACAGAACCGCCAATAGACGGCGGAGTGAATGCGCCAAGGTCATTTTCGCCATACGGCTTAAAGCGGTAATTGAAACGGTCACCATGTTTCTTGATGTCCTTCCAATAGCTGTCGTTGAACTCATTCTCGCCCGAGAACAAGTGCATCGCAAACGGGTGCGTATAGCTCAAGCTGTAAAGCCAAATGCCCTTGTCCGTATCGCGGCTGTAATCCCATCCAAGCGTAAACGAGTAAAGGCCACTCCCCTTCTGGAAACTGCTCGGCAAGATTTCCTTACCACCATCCTTGCCACGCTTGACATCGTACTGTCCCGTCGGAATCGTAAGCGATGCCGAAAGCGAAGCCGCACCGCCACTGCCAATCGTCTTCGAGAAATCGAACGAGATATCGCCAAGGCCGCCTGTAGTGCGGTCCGTCGGAGTCTGGTTACTGCGATACTGCACTTCGCCCTGATGACTCATGAACGGAATCGTCACGCCCACCTTAGTATCCCATGTCGGCTTGATTGAGAAATGCGGATTCACCGTAAAAGCAGAAAAATTCTGCCCCACATTATACTTTGTAAAAACTTCCGCTTCGAGATAACCGCCCGAAACGCCCTGGCCAATCCACTTGATGCCATCGCCAGAACCGCCACCGGAACCGCCTGCACCGCAACCACCAATGGATTCCCACGGAGTCGCAGGTGTCACAGGGGAATTAAAGCCTGCGTAAAAAGCAACCGCAGCGAGTGCGACAAGAGAACACCCCTTAATCAAAAAATTCTTCTTCATACAGCACCTCACGGAAGCTTAAGCAAATAAGCGTACTTATACCCCGTCGACAGGAACTTGCCATCGGGAGAACGTCCACCAATCATCGGGACCGGTGCAAGTTCAACATTGTCGTCAACCCATTCTACCAACTGATTGCCCGTAGCGCCCGCCTTCAAGCGAACTTCACGCATGACCGTACGTCCGGCAGAACCGTCCTGAGCGGCAGAATTATCTAAATGAATCTTATTGTAGTATGTGGCCTGTGTAAATTCCGTCCAAACCACAAAAAGGCGGCCATCCGATTCAAACCAGTGCGGCTGAGCCGGATCCGACTTCATGTCCTTCGTACGGGGAATTTTGACAGCTTCCGCATCCTTAGAAAGTTCCTGGATATAGGCTTCCCAAGTATCTTCCGATTTTGTCATCACGTTATACACGACAAAATTTCCATCCGGCGAAATCATCGGGCTTTCTATCTTCCAGTTACTGCGATCTGCAGGCTTTTTAAGCTTAATCGCCTTCGACTTTCCGCCATTGGCATAGTCGATAAATACGATATTTTGCGGGTCACCATCCGAACCATCGGCATAAGTCAAGCGCACATTCTTCGTACCAAAAAAGCCTTCAACGGTCGATTCATCGGCGTCTTCTTCAACCTTTGCCGCAGGGTCTACCCAAACATGCGGAGTCGCCTGTTCAATAATGCCCTTGTCATAGAACCAGAACTTTTTCTTATCCGACGTACGGGCCGCAAAAATGCCGTAATCCAGAACGTCACCACAGGTTCCGTTTCCTTCGATACCAACGCCACGCAACGCAACGACGAAATTCGGATGGGTACTCCATTCCGGGTCCTGGAACTGGCATTCGCCCTTGTCCTTATCGATCATCAAGTACCACTTCACATTATTTGCGGTATCCGAAATCGTCAAACGGTCGTGCTGTTTCACATCAGTCACAGAAAATCCGTCATCATGGCTATTGACTTTAATCTTGCTAAAGTTGAGCCACAGCATCGAGGCCGGGAATTTAACCGTATCCTGAGAAATCGACGGGTTGCAAATTTGCTCACTTCCGTTAATGGAGTAAATCGTTCCCATTTCGGAACTGGTTTGTTTTTTGGAATCATCATCCAGAGATTCAGCCTCGAACGGCTCGGGGCTATAGCACGCCAAAAGTGCAAAGGTCGAAAGACCAAGGAGTAAAGACTTCTTATTCATCATCTTGTAATATAACAAGAATTAGAACTTAGAAGTTAGAACAGGGAGCTGAGAGATGGGTTTTGACTCATTAGTTCGGAGTTAGGAAGTCGGAATTAGGAATTACAAGTTACTAGTTATTAGCTAATAACTAATGACCATTTACCAATGACCAACGACTAACAACTAACCACCCTTTCGCGCTTTCTTGAATTTTTCGCGGATCAACTGCAAATCGTGCTGGTAGGGGTTCCGCACGAAATCGTCAAAAGCCCAAGCCGTCGGGTGGAAAACGCCCTTCGCATACGTCAATAGCATGTCGAGCCACACACCCTTGCCCGCATAGAGCTTGAACGGACCACGTTTGTAGCTCGGGAGAACCACCTTGTCCATGTCCATATAACCAATGTCGATATTCACATGGCGCAGTTCAGGAGCCTCAGCCGATGCGGTTGTGAGTTCCAGCGCATTGCTGCGTTCCTTTTCTTCGGCAATCGTCTCCGGCGGGATTTCCTTTTCAAAGGAGACTACTCCACGATACAGGTCATCACCCATCTCGGGCTTGTAGTAATCCGTCTTGTCAAACGCAAAGAGACGCCCTTTATGGCGTATCGGACCCCATGTCTTTTCCAATAGTTCAATAACGTTCGGGTCCCATTCAGAGCCCTTTTGCAACACAAATGCTATCAGTTGCGCATTTTCAGAAAATTGAGAAGCTTTCATTTTTTTAATGCGGGATAATCATCAACGTCGATCGGATTAGTTCCATCTGCTGTGCTGTAAAAGTAGCATTTTCATAGCCGTCGACCGTCACCGGGAACATGATGTTATCCAAATCCGGGCAGGTATAAATACTGGCCTTCACTCTAGATGCCACGCCCTCTCTCGCACAAGCTCCACGAGAGTCAATAGCATCTTCCGCCGCCTGCTTGTAAAGACCGCTATTTAAGATGTATTCACAGAACGGCGTATCCGTCAGCCCATCTTCGATATTCGACAAATCCCCAGAAATATCCGAAGGGACAAAGCCACTCAAATTGCTGAGATTCAAATCGCGCCTAGTCGTCGAAGTATGCCGAAGTCCAAAGGCATGGCCAGTCTCATGTATAGCGGTCAAGGCGATACTGTTCGAAGAGAGAAGTTCATACTCACTTGGCGATTTACGGACATGCGTACCTATAACGACCGAGTTTTCCCGACCCGAGCCAAGTACGCCCGCAAACAAATGAGAAAATCCCATGATGTCATTGGCGCCAATGCTATGGACAAGCATAATATTCAATGAACTCTGAAGCTCTTTTTCGGGCCAGTCAGCGAGGTCGCTCACAAACACATCTTCCGAACTCATACCGGCAACCCAAGGCTGATTCGCCGGATATAAAGAGCCTAAAGTCGGATGGTTATGGGCATAGCGCACATACAACGTATCGATGGTCACACCATAATATTTCTCACGGAAAAGCTTTAGCATGTAATTTGCCAATTCATTGGTATTCATGCCGTCAAGCGTATTTTCCATAGCGCCCACAACAATCAAGTTTATCGAGAAATGGTCACTATTAGTCCCAATTCCAGTTAAACTTATGTTATTTACAGTACCCTTATAATATTCCCCATTGACGCCAAGCGATGTAAACCAAACCGACATTTTATTCTCTCCACAAATAAAGGAGTAGACATAGCGGTTTCCGACAACTGTTGGCAACAAGGAGCGCACTTTGGTAAAGCCCAGGCGACCTTCCACGCCCTTGATATTATACGTACGGAAAAGTTGTAATTCAGGAATCGGTTGCGAAGGATCTATATCAAAAGAAAGCGTGTATGATGCCCCCGGATGCAAATAAAGAGCAATTCCACGGGCCAAATTTGCCGCCGCAGAATCGTTTTTTGCCATATCGTTGGGGTAAAGCCTGTAGTCAATCGAACGACTCGTATCGGGCGGAAGAATTCTTTCATCGTCAGCACTGACCGTTTCTGAGCACGACGTAAAAAAACACCCGCACAAGACGCACAAAAGCCCCAGGAACCACACTTTTTTACAAAAATTTTTCATAAAACCCAAGTCCAAACACTCCTAAATCGCGTGTATAAAAATAGACACCCACTTAAAATACAAAAGAATTACGAAAATGAAAAAAAATATCAAAGAAAAAATATTTATCGCATTTAAGGACCTTTTAGCCCCACTTGATGGCAAGCCAGCCCTTGTAAGCGCATTGGCCGTAGCATCAACAATTATAGCCCTAGATGAGCCCCAAATGGCCATTTTTATGCTAGGAACGCTATTTTTACTCACGCATTTCTTCAGGCGGCACATCCAATGGGTGATTTTAGTGTCTTTAGCGGCAGGAATTATCGCCCATGAGGGGTTTCCGGGGATTTTGGAACCATCGAACGAGCAATTTGTGAGCGAAATAGTCGGCAAAAGCGATGCCGTGAGCATCGAACGCCCGGTATTAACCGAGCGTGAGTGCGAGAGCGAGGCGAAGAAGGAGTCCCCGACATGCATAAGAGCCGAGCGGTCTTATGAGGGCAATTCTAGCTGCGGGAAAGTCGAATCAAGGCTCCCACGTCCCAAAGGGACGGCGTTTATCATCAACGTTACAAGTTATGCCGAGGATGCTGCTATAGGAAAAGCAGAGGAAACAGCTCGCGAGAGTGCGCACGAGAATGCGCGCGGGGCGTATAAAGTGCGCCTGACCGAAAAACGCAACTTGCCGGACCTCCCTTTGCCCGGGGATTCCATCTGTTTTGAGGCTTCATGGTACCCCGTGACGCCACCGAGCGTTCCCGGCGCTTTTGACACGCAAAACTGGCTAAAATCGCAAAATTTGGCCGCTTATGGCAAATTCAAGCATTGGGAAGCATACCCCGGTGATTGGACTTTCGAACGGAGCTTTTTTAAGTTCCGGCAATTTATGCAGGCGAGATTCGCAAAGTACCTCGACCCCGCCGAAACGGGACTCTTGATGGGGCTTTTGGCAGGGGACCGCTCGGGGATTCCGGAAGTGCTGCGTAGCGATTTTCAGCGGTCGGGGCTTGTGCACGTGCTTGCAATCAGCGGATTTCACGTGGTTTTGCTCGCAGGAATGCTCATGATT of the Fibrobacter sp. UWB2 genome contains:
- a CDS encoding tyrosine-type recombinase/integrase, which translates into the protein MLLDEYIQNFLIYLQTQRRYSERTVITYRKSLEKYLATLDGNAPLEAFSEMNVKAFVWDLKIKQKLAPTSICEHLAALKSFGKYLVRSKILQKNPAEAVPMPKRPKRLVAFLGQKDLAEEKFPELPENPTLPQVRARLLLELIYGSGLRISECQSLCWNQLQTKERLVRVIGKGNKERIVPITDTLISWLEKFRAVEIEAGHTPTITSYVFLSENGKPYDIRTLRNDIHNLLRDIGWEGKASPHVLRHSFATHLLENGAEIMSVKEMLGHSNISTTQIYTHVNAERLKQAFKKTHPRA
- a CDS encoding M23 family metallopeptidase; this encodes MRESRKFPLIRIIIVFTLIVVAYTNGWFHKLVDMLPLPGNEEPAPPAVEDWIAGCTSYDGTPFELKNDYAQCSWIVTDSLMLPNTFLRYVKNLASDGAKIHWVASKKDFGDALLVVLEDSTRNVFLHMMREDSSKVWISSKTGCLFPGPCPHVPLGWSALAIVDNFDFEGLEQLLSADLFKGLGEAPIYPVLPGVVLEAGKDSLGMFVELNHGNGITSRMFGIGSWKMAPVVGKTLDFKDAVGRLSPQDSSSFFLTVRQNGLFVRWKDFYKATHPVDSAQIAIFKKNLPF
- a CDS encoding STAS domain-containing protein; translation: MADSKSVGLFLLLPAPLNPIGAFDAETFKASFRDVLAANADAKFIGVDLTGIDFVYSDAYNAFMQFHQELSKRNGTFAVLADRESLARSLRKVGLERFIRIFVSADEMASFLPVEQQASALEQAEKSVAEEPAKPAEVEKPAEAASQETPAVQEVPATQESPTAPVTPAAPVVEPKILDKNPLVDETPSSKGSLVAVIVLLLIVIAVVSYLIL
- a CDS encoding DUF4416 family protein, whose amino-acid sequence is MKASQFSENAQLIAFVLQKGSEWDPNVIELLEKTWGPIRHKGRLFAFDKTDYYKPEMGDDLYRGVVSFEKEIPPETIAEEKERSNALELTTASAEAPELRHVNIDIGYMDMDKVVLPSYKRGPFKLYAGKGVWLDMLLTYAKGVFHPTAWAFDDFVRNPYQHDLQLIREKFKKARKGG